A single genomic interval of Spinacia oleracea cultivar Varoflay chromosome 6, BTI_SOV_V1, whole genome shotgun sequence harbors:
- the LOC110790660 gene encoding glycine-rich cell wall structural protein 1.8-like, which produces MASHKISCVFFILMLGIGICSATRALLNYELGGHVGGGAEAGGYAGGGGRGGGAGGGDIHGGGGSHAGGYGGGVGEGGGSAYGGGGGGGSGAGVAHGEGGEHAGGYGGVEGGVHGGGGASGGGGAYGAGGEHVGAHGGGEGGGHGGGAAGGGAAYGGGAGTGGGGGGAYGGHGDGATGGGAAYGGGAGTGSGGGGAYGGHGDGAVGGGAGAGGGSGGAYGGHGDGAAGGGAAYGGGAGGGSGGGGAYGGHGDGATGGGVSYGGGAGTGSGGGGAYGGHGDGAVGGGVGAGSGGGGAYGGHGDGAVGGGVGAGSGGGGAYGGHGDGAVGGGGGAGADSGGAYGGHGDRSTGGGVAYGGGAGGGSGGGGAYGGHGDGATGGDASYGGGLGAGSGGGGGAYGDGGVHGGGYGGSEGGGHGGAASSGEGAYSGGGGSGVGGGGGGSSGVGGHAGGYGGGEGGGQGGGFAAGGVGGHASGGGAGRGGGGGGTYVGGGGGGYGKGTGAGGGFGEGASGEGGQYGGGGGGGSGTGGGYAGGGAHAGGYGAVGGEAGGHGGYMP; this is translated from the coding sequence ATGGCTTCTCATAAAATATCTTGTGTTTTCTTTATCTTGATGTTAGGAATAGGCATTTGCTCTGCCACTAGAGCACTCCTCAATTATGAGCTTGGGGGACATGTTGGTGGTGGTGCTGAAGCAGGTGGATATGCCGGTGGTGGTGGTAGGGGAGGTGGAGCGGGTGGTGGAGATATTCATGGTGGAGGAGGTTCACATGCCGGTGGATATGGAGGTGGTGTTGGCGAAGGAGGTGGATCAGCTTATGGTGGTGGAGGAGGAGGTGGTAGTGGTGCTGGTGTTGCACATGGGGAAGGAGGGGAGCATGCCGGAGGTTATGGTGGTGTTGAAGGTGGAGTTCATGGAGGAGGTGGTGCctctggtggtggtggtgcatATGGAGCTGGAGGGGAACATGTCGGTGCACATGGTGGCGGTGAAGGCGGGGGTCATGGAGGTGGAGCTGCGGGTGGTGGTGCAGCCTATGGAGGAGGTGCTGGtactggtggtggtggtggtggtgcatATGGGGGCCATGGAGATGGAGCGACGGGAGGTGGTGCAGCCTATGGAGGAGGTGCTGGTACAGGTAGTGGTGGTGGCGGTGCATATGGGGGCCACGGAGATGGAGCTGTAGGAGGTGGAGCTGGTGCTGGTGGCGGTAGTGGTGGTGCATATGGGGGCCATGGAGATGGAGCTGCAGGAGGTGGTGCAGCTTATGGTGGAGGTGCCggtggtggtagtggtggtggaggtgcatATGGAGGCCATGGAGATGGAGCGACAGGAGGTGGTGTTAGCTATGGAGGAGGTGCTGGCACcggtagtggtggtggtggtgcatATGGAGGCCACGGAGATGGAGCTGTAGGAGGTGGTGTTGGTGCcggtagtggtggtggtggtgcatATGGAGGCCACGGAGATGGAGCTGTAGGAGGTGGTGTTGGTGCcggtagtggtggtggtggtgcatATGGGGGTCACGGAGATGGAGCTGTAGGTGGTGGAGGTGGTGCTGGTGCCGATAGTGGTGGTGCATATGGGGGCCATGGAGATAGATCTACAGGAGGTGGTGTCGCCTATGGTGGAGGTGCTggtggtggtagtggtggtggaggtgcatATGGAGGCCATGGAGATGGAGCGACAGGAGGTGATGCTTCCTATGGTGGAGGTCTGGGTGCCGGTagtggtggaggtggtggtgcaTATGGGGATGGAGGTGTGCACGGTGGGGGTTATGGTGGCAGTGAGGGTGGAGGCCATGGTGGTGCTGCATCTAGTGGTGAAGGAGCGTATAGTGGTGGAGGTGGTAGTGGTGtcggtggtggaggtggtggttcTTCCGGAGTAGGGGGACATGCCGGAGGTTATGGGGGCGGTGAAGGCGGGGGCCAAGGAGGTGGGTTTGCTGCTGGTGGGGTCGGGGGACATGCTAGTGGCGGTGGTGCAGGacgtggaggtggtggtggtgggactTATGTTGGTGGCGGAGGTGGTGGATATGGAAAAGGCACTGGAGCCGGTGGTGGATTTGGAGAAGGCGCTAGCGGTGAAGGAGGACAATATGGaggtggtggaggtggtggaTCTGGTACTGGAGGTGGTTATGCCGGTGGTGGCGCCCATGCTGGTGGCTATGGAGCTGTTGGTGGTGAAGCCGGTGGTCATGGAGGATACATGCCCTAA
- the LOC110792025 gene encoding ubiquitin carboxyl-terminal hydrolase 20 isoform X1: MEVEIQPSYILPSHQNLGGFSSTECLQCNESLPKDETPIMETMEIENPISDSPKSDQIPIESSKIQEEPPTPKGDDGQCRKTLAELTLGGEKSKDAEFVQTLDVKEGGKKSEEAKIDETLDMFDIKEGVNGMEDTEFTNILVDSEDASLLDNIDNIVDFEDDDEGGSSPNKAMSGFGAFRGPYGPYHQWGEFDLPNRCMCGNCSECDEDREEINRRNRAMRGPYRNGCYSDPMRRDYHHNRRCRRKNHAFRSNHHNVREREGEMYGIHPYFLYPEPEPCTVGAGLRNLGNTCFLNSIIQCFTHTVPLVQGLLSLKHEASSHGAGEFCVLCAVREQIEHSLGYSGKVVSPSNLVDNMSQISSIFQRHQQEDAHEFLQCLLDKLDSNWSKYEANANDSSSLDDTLVRQIFGGRLVSQVRCCNCGHNSDTYEPLIDLSLEIEDVDSLESALNSFTKVESIEDTEKFTCESCKEQVKVEKQLMLEQAPSVATLHLKRFKSDGIFVEKVDKKVEFPLELNLAPYTKGSNNESGDLKYELFAVVVHVGVSSTSGHYFCYIRTDPDKWYRFDDSQVTMVSEEHVLCQDAYILFYARKGTPWFGSLIENWKEECQQKISSNSPKSVLDDMDLPSTSYSTGKRDEIGDTSTVPGIEIIRQQDEVDTKAGVETGLHYCAVPATELMQDDAQNSAVPNQTSASSSCVPINVGFVEVKEDKFELDVLSLMEENEAIEEDKTCSKNVGDLENDVGIKPSTPIRELSPNIYSDEEPAEEAFRISLDHLKIKDKSPSSASPKNSIINPEKQEMKRKEAVKCCKSMPIGRRQMLMAAIHGSRSNDSSTKKRKRPVPIFHGKHSPRKGVKISSKRVLRPVTV, translated from the exons ATGGAAGTCGAGATCCAACCTTCGTATATTCTTCCCTCTCATCAGAATCTTGGTGGGTTTTCTAGCACTGAATGCCTTCAATGTAATGAAAGTCTCCCAAAAGATGAAACCCCAATTATGGAAACCATGGAAATCGAAAACCCTATTTCGGATTCACCTAAATCTGATCAAATCCCAATCGAGTCTTCGAAAATCCAAGAAGAACCTCCCACTCCCAAAGGAGATGATGGCCAGTGTCGCAAAACCCTAGCGGAGCTTACTCTAGGTGGTGAGAAATCGAAAGATGCTGAGTTCGTCCAAACCCTAGATGTTAAAGAAGGGGGTAAGAAATCGGAAGAAGCCAAAATCGACGAAACCCTAGATATGTTTGATATTAAAGAAGGGGTTAATGGTATGGAAGATACCGAGTTCACCAACATCTTGGTTGATTCAGAAGATGCCAGCCTACTTGATAATATTGACAACATTGTAGAttttgaggatgatgatgaaggTGGAAGTTCACCAAATAAGGCGATGTCAGGATTCGGTGCATTTCGTGGCCCCTATGGTCCATATCATCAGTGGGGTGAATTCGACTTGCCGAATCGGTGTATGTGCGGTAACTGTTCCGAGTGCGACGAGGATAGAGAAGAGATAAATCGGAGAAATCGTGCAATGAGAGGACCATACAGAAATGGCTGTTATTCTGATCCGATGCGCAGAGATTATCATCACAATAGGCGGTGTAGGAGGAAAAATCATGCGTTTAGAAGCAATCATCACAATGTAAGGGAAAGAGAAGGTGAAATGTACGGAATTCACCCTTATTTTCTGTATCCTGAACCAGAACCATGTACTGTG GGGGCTGGTCTAAGAAACCTTGGGAATACATGTTTTCTGAATTCAATTATACAGTGCTTCACTCACACTGTACCTCTTGTTCAAGGGCTTCTATCACTCAAACACGAGGCATCAAGTCATG GTGCTGGTGAATTCTGTGTGCTATGTGCTGTGCGTGAACAGATTGAGCACTCACTTGGGTATTCAGGGAAGGTGGTATCACCGTCCAATCTGGTGGATAACATGAGCC AAATTTCCTCTATTTTTCAGAGACACCAACAAGAAGATGCCCATGAATTTTTACAGTGTTTATTGGATAAGCTTGACAGTAATTGGTCAAAGTACGAGGCAAATGCTAATGATTCATCATCTCTTGATGATACGTTGGTGAGGCAGATTTTTGGTGGCCGTCTTGTAAGCCAG GTTCGCTGCTGCAATTGTGGCCATAATTCTGATACTTACGAACCCCTAATTGATCTGAGTTTGGAGATTGAGGATGTGGATAGTCTGGAAAGTGCTTTGAATTCCTTTACAAAGGTAGAAAGTATTGAAGATACAGAAAAGTTTACATGTGAAAGTTGCAAGGAACAGGTAAAAGTAGAGAAGCAGCTAATGCTGGAACAGGCTCCTTCTGTTGCTACCCTCCATTTGAAGAGATTTAAGAGTGATGGTATCTTTGTTGAGAAAGTTGACAAGAAGGTTGAGTTTCCATTGGAGCTAAACTTGGCCCCCTACACCAAAGGGTCTAATAATGAGAGT GGAGATTTGAAGTATGAACTATTTGCAGTTGTTGTGCATGTTGGTGTTTCATCCACTTCAGGGCACTACTTCTGCTACATCCGTACTGATCCAGATAAATGGTATCGGTTTGATGACTCACAG GTCACTATGGTTTCTGAAGAACATGTGCTTTGTCAAGATGCATACATCCTCTTTTATGCAAGAAAAGGCACACCATGGTTTGGTAGCTTGATTGAGAACTGGAAAGAAGAGTGTCAACAGAAGATCTCTAGCAATTCTCCAAAGTCTGTTTTGGATGACATGGACCTCCCATCTACTTCATATTCCACTGGAAAGAGGGATGAAATTGGTGACACTTCTACAGTGCCTGGAATTGAGATAATAAGACAACAAGATGAGGTTGATACCAAAGCTGGTGTTGAAACAGGTCTTCATTATTGTGCAGTGCCTGCAACTGAGCTGATGCAAGATGATGCCCAGAATTCTGCAGTACCAAATCAAACCTCTGCTTCCTCTTCATGTGTTCCTATAAATGTGGGGTTTGTTGAGGTTAAGGAAGATAAATTTGAACTTGATGTTCTGTCCTTGATGGAAGAAAATGAAGCCATTGAAGAAGACAAGACATGCTCAAAGAATGTTGGTGACCTCGAAAATGATGTAGGCATCAAACCTTCAACTCCCATCAGAGAACTAAGTCCAAATATATACTCTGATGAGGAGCCTGCAG AAGAGGCATTTCGTATCTCACTCGACCATCTCAAAATAAAAGACAAGTCACCATCATCAGCATCACCTAAGAACTCTATCATCAACCCAGAGAAGCAGGAAATGAAAAGGAAGGAGGCGGTTAAATGTTGCAAGTCAATGCCCATTGGTAGGCGACAGATGTTAATGGCTGCTATACATGGTTCACGCAGTAATGATTCGTCcaccaagaaaagaaaaagaccAGTTCCAATTTTCCATGGTAAACACTCTCCCAGAAAAGGTGTCAAAATCAGTTCAAAACGTGTGTTGCGACCAGTAACTGTTTAG
- the LOC110792025 gene encoding ubiquitin carboxyl-terminal hydrolase 20 isoform X2, whose amino-acid sequence MEVEIQPSYILPSHQNLGGFSSTECLQCNESLPKDETPIMETMEIENPISDSPKSDQIPIESSKIQEEPPTPKGDDGQCRKTLAELTLGGEKSKDAEFVQTLDVKEGGKKSEEAKIDETLDMFDIKEGVNGMEDTEFTNILVDSEDASLLDNIDNIVDFEDDDEGGSSPNKAMSGFGAFRGPYGPYHQWGEFDLPNRCMCGNCSECDEDREEINRRNRAMRGPYRNGCYSDPMRRDYHHNRRCRRKNHAFRSNHHNVREREGEMYGIHPYFLYPEPEPCTVGAGLRNLGNTCFLNSIIQCFTHTVPLVQGLLSLKHEASSHGAGEFCVLCAVREQIEHSLGYSGKVVSPSNLVDNMSQISSIFQRHQQEDAHEFLQCLLDKLDSNWSKYEANANDSSSLDDTLVRQIFGGRLVSQVRCCNCGHNSDTYEPLIDLSLEIEDVDSLESALNSFTKVESIEDTEKFTCESCKEQVKVEKQLMLEQAPSVATLHLKRFKSDGIFVEKVDKKVEFPLELNLAPYTKGSNNESGDLKYELFAVVVHVGVSSTSGHYFCYIRTDPDKWYRFDDSQVTMVSEEHVLCQDAYILFYARKGTPWFGSLIENWKEECQQKISSNSPKSVLDDMDLPSTSYSTGKRDEIGDTSTVPGIEIIRQQDEVDTKAGVETGLHYCAVPATELMQDDAQNSAVPNQTSASSSCVPINVGFVEVKEDKFELDVLSLMEENEAIEEDKTCSKNVGDLENDVGIKPSTPIRELSPNIYSDEEPAEAFRISLDHLKIKDKSPSSASPKNSIINPEKQEMKRKEAVKCCKSMPIGRRQMLMAAIHGSRSNDSSTKKRKRPVPIFHGKHSPRKGVKISSKRVLRPVTV is encoded by the exons ATGGAAGTCGAGATCCAACCTTCGTATATTCTTCCCTCTCATCAGAATCTTGGTGGGTTTTCTAGCACTGAATGCCTTCAATGTAATGAAAGTCTCCCAAAAGATGAAACCCCAATTATGGAAACCATGGAAATCGAAAACCCTATTTCGGATTCACCTAAATCTGATCAAATCCCAATCGAGTCTTCGAAAATCCAAGAAGAACCTCCCACTCCCAAAGGAGATGATGGCCAGTGTCGCAAAACCCTAGCGGAGCTTACTCTAGGTGGTGAGAAATCGAAAGATGCTGAGTTCGTCCAAACCCTAGATGTTAAAGAAGGGGGTAAGAAATCGGAAGAAGCCAAAATCGACGAAACCCTAGATATGTTTGATATTAAAGAAGGGGTTAATGGTATGGAAGATACCGAGTTCACCAACATCTTGGTTGATTCAGAAGATGCCAGCCTACTTGATAATATTGACAACATTGTAGAttttgaggatgatgatgaaggTGGAAGTTCACCAAATAAGGCGATGTCAGGATTCGGTGCATTTCGTGGCCCCTATGGTCCATATCATCAGTGGGGTGAATTCGACTTGCCGAATCGGTGTATGTGCGGTAACTGTTCCGAGTGCGACGAGGATAGAGAAGAGATAAATCGGAGAAATCGTGCAATGAGAGGACCATACAGAAATGGCTGTTATTCTGATCCGATGCGCAGAGATTATCATCACAATAGGCGGTGTAGGAGGAAAAATCATGCGTTTAGAAGCAATCATCACAATGTAAGGGAAAGAGAAGGTGAAATGTACGGAATTCACCCTTATTTTCTGTATCCTGAACCAGAACCATGTACTGTG GGGGCTGGTCTAAGAAACCTTGGGAATACATGTTTTCTGAATTCAATTATACAGTGCTTCACTCACACTGTACCTCTTGTTCAAGGGCTTCTATCACTCAAACACGAGGCATCAAGTCATG GTGCTGGTGAATTCTGTGTGCTATGTGCTGTGCGTGAACAGATTGAGCACTCACTTGGGTATTCAGGGAAGGTGGTATCACCGTCCAATCTGGTGGATAACATGAGCC AAATTTCCTCTATTTTTCAGAGACACCAACAAGAAGATGCCCATGAATTTTTACAGTGTTTATTGGATAAGCTTGACAGTAATTGGTCAAAGTACGAGGCAAATGCTAATGATTCATCATCTCTTGATGATACGTTGGTGAGGCAGATTTTTGGTGGCCGTCTTGTAAGCCAG GTTCGCTGCTGCAATTGTGGCCATAATTCTGATACTTACGAACCCCTAATTGATCTGAGTTTGGAGATTGAGGATGTGGATAGTCTGGAAAGTGCTTTGAATTCCTTTACAAAGGTAGAAAGTATTGAAGATACAGAAAAGTTTACATGTGAAAGTTGCAAGGAACAGGTAAAAGTAGAGAAGCAGCTAATGCTGGAACAGGCTCCTTCTGTTGCTACCCTCCATTTGAAGAGATTTAAGAGTGATGGTATCTTTGTTGAGAAAGTTGACAAGAAGGTTGAGTTTCCATTGGAGCTAAACTTGGCCCCCTACACCAAAGGGTCTAATAATGAGAGT GGAGATTTGAAGTATGAACTATTTGCAGTTGTTGTGCATGTTGGTGTTTCATCCACTTCAGGGCACTACTTCTGCTACATCCGTACTGATCCAGATAAATGGTATCGGTTTGATGACTCACAG GTCACTATGGTTTCTGAAGAACATGTGCTTTGTCAAGATGCATACATCCTCTTTTATGCAAGAAAAGGCACACCATGGTTTGGTAGCTTGATTGAGAACTGGAAAGAAGAGTGTCAACAGAAGATCTCTAGCAATTCTCCAAAGTCTGTTTTGGATGACATGGACCTCCCATCTACTTCATATTCCACTGGAAAGAGGGATGAAATTGGTGACACTTCTACAGTGCCTGGAATTGAGATAATAAGACAACAAGATGAGGTTGATACCAAAGCTGGTGTTGAAACAGGTCTTCATTATTGTGCAGTGCCTGCAACTGAGCTGATGCAAGATGATGCCCAGAATTCTGCAGTACCAAATCAAACCTCTGCTTCCTCTTCATGTGTTCCTATAAATGTGGGGTTTGTTGAGGTTAAGGAAGATAAATTTGAACTTGATGTTCTGTCCTTGATGGAAGAAAATGAAGCCATTGAAGAAGACAAGACATGCTCAAAGAATGTTGGTGACCTCGAAAATGATGTAGGCATCAAACCTTCAACTCCCATCAGAGAACTAAGTCCAAATATATACTCTGATGAGGAGCCTGCAG AGGCATTTCGTATCTCACTCGACCATCTCAAAATAAAAGACAAGTCACCATCATCAGCATCACCTAAGAACTCTATCATCAACCCAGAGAAGCAGGAAATGAAAAGGAAGGAGGCGGTTAAATGTTGCAAGTCAATGCCCATTGGTAGGCGACAGATGTTAATGGCTGCTATACATGGTTCACGCAGTAATGATTCGTCcaccaagaaaagaaaaagaccAGTTCCAATTTTCCATGGTAAACACTCTCCCAGAAAAGGTGTCAAAATCAGTTCAAAACGTGTGTTGCGACCAGTAACTGTTTAG